Proteins co-encoded in one Candidatus Limnocylindrales bacterium genomic window:
- a CDS encoding AAA family ATPase, whose protein sequence is MAGFIFGAFHLDSTNGELRRGGRPIKITGQLWSVLRCLLEKPGELIAADALATAAWAEGAASSETVGRTIRRLRSILGDTSSPPLYIESVHGRGYRFVAPVTYVPDDATAHAKAFVGRDRELLLLRRLLAQSLASSVRVALVLGDAGMGKTTLLDRFARDPGPAPDLRIGRTVCLDAGPDPEPYGALLSVLQAWLASGEEGLAELLATTAPTWAAELGLQTQPFDRQQMGSSQRMPREGVALFGALARQRPTLIFLDDVHWADSGTISVVDALSRGRDHAPLLIVCAARPHELSIRGCPAGILAGASVDAARVVSIDMSPLSPEAITTLLEAHGVVGAASPRLRRALHSLSGGHPLLACCLIDDWNDRGLIDGIAAGHLEPDIATALAPSRAQAVQHLIEHRLELLDERTVQALEAAALAGHRFDVREVVAATGDGCAEDGLFDLARRNFLIESGEVETWPDGTSARTYAFRHALLRAPLRDRIPPARRAQWQRLVCERLESGYLDDPSPVLMRLLAHAHELGDLVRILKYEVAAARTAARRLSFVAAADRLEQALAAAARLPESPSLRATKAVLIMRSAAARFFGVGATDTRIEALTAQACALGAEVGDHRTTFQSHMINAGYLMRRGRVAESFADCERLVAIAEEHEPTLRSAAYCFHGLAEGISGRFVQASALLERALALPKDAEIPADVNVERMSATYQGLVLTARGYLQQAQECFERGARVAQSEGNLVDVIDLAHNRMIEAVRREDRESAAAWSGRVLAIDTEHGFPSYVTGASIVRDWARVRMAPAVADKMRTLQLRRRASGEAWDDVVYSLLCADAWLRAGDVDQALQINEDAITSAERNGDRCFLSDVWRQRARIFVHRGGGGMRDARTMLRSAMSIAHEQDAALPEWLAAQALARCGPLRSEDERSIERARGRIEWRREQLSNSATSPAPDVRTVTTAR, encoded by the coding sequence GTGGCGGGCTTCATTTTCGGGGCGTTTCATCTCGACAGCACCAACGGCGAGCTCCGCCGTGGGGGCCGTCCGATCAAGATCACGGGCCAACTCTGGTCTGTACTGCGCTGCCTCCTGGAAAAGCCGGGCGAGCTGATTGCGGCCGATGCCCTGGCCACGGCCGCATGGGCTGAAGGAGCGGCGAGCTCCGAAACCGTCGGCCGCACCATCCGGCGCCTTCGTTCCATTCTCGGCGACACCTCCTCGCCGCCGCTGTACATCGAATCCGTGCACGGGCGCGGCTACCGCTTCGTCGCCCCCGTCACCTACGTTCCGGATGACGCAACGGCCCATGCGAAAGCCTTCGTCGGCCGCGACAGGGAGCTGCTCTTGCTCCGACGCCTGCTTGCGCAAAGCCTCGCCAGCTCGGTGCGCGTCGCGCTCGTCCTCGGCGATGCCGGCATGGGCAAGACCACGCTGCTCGACCGCTTCGCGCGCGACCCGGGCCCGGCGCCCGACCTGCGCATCGGCCGCACGGTTTGCCTCGACGCCGGGCCGGATCCCGAGCCCTACGGTGCGCTGTTGTCGGTGCTGCAAGCATGGCTCGCGTCCGGCGAAGAGGGTCTTGCCGAATTGTTGGCGACCACCGCTCCGACCTGGGCAGCCGAGCTGGGTCTGCAGACGCAGCCTTTCGACCGCCAGCAGATGGGCAGCAGTCAGCGCATGCCGCGCGAAGGCGTCGCGCTCTTCGGCGCGCTGGCGCGTCAGCGACCGACGCTCATCTTTCTGGACGACGTGCACTGGGCCGACAGCGGCACGATCTCGGTCGTCGATGCCCTCAGCCGTGGCCGCGACCATGCTCCGCTGCTGATCGTGTGCGCCGCGCGGCCGCATGAGCTGAGCATTCGCGGGTGCCCCGCCGGAATCCTTGCCGGAGCGAGCGTGGATGCAGCGCGCGTGGTGTCCATAGATATGTCGCCGCTGTCGCCGGAGGCCATCACGACCCTCCTCGAGGCGCACGGCGTCGTCGGCGCAGCCTCGCCGCGGCTACGCCGTGCACTGCACTCGCTCTCCGGAGGCCACCCGCTGCTGGCGTGCTGCCTCATCGACGACTGGAACGATCGTGGACTCATCGACGGCATCGCCGCCGGCCATCTCGAACCGGACATCGCCACGGCCCTGGCTCCGTCTCGGGCGCAGGCCGTGCAGCACCTGATCGAGCATCGTCTCGAGCTTCTGGACGAGCGTACCGTGCAGGCGCTCGAGGCAGCTGCACTGGCGGGTCACCGCTTCGATGTGCGGGAAGTGGTCGCCGCCACCGGCGACGGATGCGCCGAGGACGGTCTCTTCGACCTGGCCAGGCGCAACTTTCTCATCGAGTCGGGCGAGGTCGAGACCTGGCCTGACGGCACGAGCGCTCGCACGTACGCATTCCGCCACGCGCTGCTTCGCGCGCCGCTTCGCGACCGGATTCCGCCGGCACGCCGGGCGCAGTGGCAGCGCCTCGTCTGCGAGCGCCTGGAAAGCGGCTACCTCGACGATCCGTCCCCTGTCCTGATGCGGTTGCTGGCGCACGCACACGAGCTCGGGGACCTCGTGCGCATCCTCAAATACGAAGTGGCAGCGGCACGCACCGCTGCGCGGCGCCTGAGCTTCGTCGCCGCCGCCGACCGGCTCGAGCAGGCACTGGCGGCCGCGGCGAGACTGCCCGAGTCGCCGTCGCTACGCGCCACCAAGGCTGTCCTCATCATGCGAAGCGCGGCAGCGCGCTTCTTCGGCGTCGGCGCCACCGACACACGCATCGAGGCGCTGACCGCCCAGGCCTGTGCCCTCGGAGCCGAGGTGGGCGATCACCGCACGACCTTCCAATCCCACATGATCAACGCCGGCTATCTGATGCGCCGTGGCCGCGTCGCCGAGAGCTTTGCCGACTGCGAGCGCCTGGTTGCCATTGCCGAGGAGCACGAGCCGACGCTCCGATCCGCCGCGTACTGCTTCCATGGACTGGCCGAGGGCATCAGCGGAAGGTTCGTGCAGGCGAGCGCATTGCTCGAACGCGCGCTGGCACTGCCGAAGGACGCGGAAATCCCCGCCGACGTCAACGTGGAGAGAATGTCGGCCACATACCAGGGCCTGGTGCTGACCGCGCGCGGCTACCTGCAGCAGGCACAGGAGTGTTTCGAACGCGGCGCCCGGGTAGCCCAGAGCGAAGGCAATCTCGTCGATGTCATCGACCTCGCCCACAACCGGATGATCGAGGCGGTGCGGCGTGAGGACCGCGAGTCGGCCGCCGCGTGGAGCGGCCGCGTTCTCGCCATCGATACCGAGCACGGCTTCCCCAGCTACGTCACCGGCGCGTCCATCGTGCGCGACTGGGCACGCGTCAGGATGGCGCCGGCCGTCGCCGACAAGATGAGAACGCTGCAGTTGCGACGGCGCGCAAGCGGCGAAGCATGGGACGACGTCGTCTATTCCCTGCTCTGCGCCGACGCCTGGCTGCGCGCGGGCGATGTCGATCAGGCATTGCAGATCAACGAGGACGCGATCACATCGGCCGAGCGCAACGGCGACCGCTGCTTTCTGTCGGACGTCTGGCGCCAGCGTGCGCGGATCTTCGTGCACCGCGGCGGCGGCGGCATGCGCGACGCCCGCACCATGCTTCGCAGCGCGATGAGCATCGCACACGAGCAGGATGCCGCTCTTCCCGAGTGGCTGGCGGCGCAGGCACTGGCGCGCTGCGGCCCGCTCCGCAGCGAAGACGAGCGCAGCATCGAGCGGGCGCGCGGCCGGATCGAGTGGCGTCGCGAGCAGCTCTCGAATTCCGCCACGTCGCCGGCGCCGGACGTTCGCACGGTGACGACTGCGCGCTGA
- a CDS encoding DUF1566 domain-containing protein: MAALTVAAAPAIAATAAEKCEAGKNGTAGKYAACMHKAQQKFVAGGQIDTAGYDEAVLVCTEKYSHKWQSLEGKADGACPSNGDESDVQDFLDACITSVEDALAGAPLLSDPVTCAGDLSTCNQDLGDCDDDLGTCAGKLGALKTGQTNCYTNAGTIIPCAGTGQDGEYQAGVAHSFTDNGDGTITDNITGLMWEKLSDDGTVHDKDNTYPGTDPFSKITALNGASFAGYTDWRLPNRAELLTLVNLGTSHPATFGAFNLCSVGCSFLDPGCSCTPFQAHWSSTTQHTGPVNWWYVHFADGGVSTTSKGFANPVRAVRGGL, translated from the coding sequence ATGGCGGCTCTGACCGTAGCCGCCGCTCCGGCCATCGCCGCCACCGCGGCCGAGAAGTGCGAGGCCGGCAAGAACGGCACTGCCGGCAAATACGCGGCCTGCATGCACAAGGCGCAGCAGAAGTTCGTCGCGGGAGGGCAGATCGACACCGCCGGCTACGACGAGGCGGTGCTGGTCTGCACGGAGAAGTATTCGCACAAGTGGCAGTCGCTCGAGGGCAAGGCCGACGGCGCGTGCCCCAGCAACGGCGACGAGAGCGACGTTCAGGACTTCCTCGATGCCTGCATCACATCGGTGGAGGACGCCCTCGCCGGCGCGCCGCTGCTATCCGATCCGGTGACCTGTGCCGGCGACCTGTCGACCTGCAACCAGGATCTCGGCGATTGCGACGACGATCTCGGCACCTGCGCGGGCAAACTGGGCGCGCTGAAGACGGGGCAGACCAACTGCTACACCAACGCCGGCACGATCATTCCCTGCGCGGGAACGGGACAGGATGGCGAGTACCAGGCCGGTGTGGCGCACAGCTTCACGGACAACGGCGACGGCACGATCACCGACAACATCACCGGCCTGATGTGGGAGAAGCTGTCCGATGACGGTACCGTGCATGACAAGGACAATACCTATCCTGGCACGGATCCCTTCTCGAAAATCACGGCGCTGAATGGCGCGAGCTTCGCCGGCTACACCGACTGGCGGCTGCCGAACAGGGCCGAGCTCCTGACGCTGGTCAACCTCGGAACCAGCCACCCGGCCACATTCGGCGCATTCAATCTATGCAGCGTCGGCTGCAGCTTCCTCGACCCGGGCTGCAGCTGCACACCATTCCAAGCGCACTGGTCCTCGACGACCCAGCACACCGGGCCAGTCAACTGGTGGTATGTCCACTTTGCCGACGGCGGCGTGTCGACGACATCGAAGGGGTTCGCCAATCCGGTGCGGGCGGTCCGCGGCGGGCTCTGA
- a CDS encoding GAF domain-containing protein: MNDHDTVLTPITGVLESTRAWVRRVLEHTGGNEEAIRRHLAFQELMAELCTDFIGLSTDEMDAGIERALEGIAAFAGAERAILSSLQPETGQWLVTHEWVAPGLPSIRSRITHSRNSSWSKARFEHGESLWLPDVSAAPPEARREAEIWRGYGVRSLAAFPVRDSDGVLIGWAGFATHGFQASWGEDLIPLFQLAADMLRNAFERRRHQRDLERSEARLNRLLEAGVLGLLVADRTGRVHEANDVALAVSGYDQEDLERGRMRWDVMTPAEYQPLTAAAVEQLERTGHCDPWEQDMYRRDGSRISVLLGLALAHGQHDRFLVFAVDVTERKRAEAELAERNRLSRLITLLSTRFIAIPAARIDKAIDEALREVGEVLGVDRCGVWMEAEDRPDSTRLVHRWHKNDDSNVAESRELVRPSFPRWMKAFELAEPVVVRNGGADLPEDSAERQYLQMRGVLSGVAVPLLQGGRVLGFASFVDSSRGREWPDSVVGLLRMVGEILAAAIERRRTEERRRNAHEELEQRVVQRTAQLEAANRELEAFSHAVSHDLRAPLRGIDGFSRILVEDHAAGLSAEARAVLERVRATCQRMGELIDALLTLSRIARSEPRRESVDLSAIARSLADALAASEPQRRVEFVIEPDLRVEGEPRLLEVLLDNLLRNSWKFTGTHDSARIELASVQVGDERVFYVRDDGVGFDPSQASRLFTPFQRLHSPREFEGHGVGLATVKRIVGIHGGRVWAEGAADQGATIYFTLGHKT, from the coding sequence GTGAACGACCACGACACCGTTCTGACGCCGATCACGGGCGTGCTCGAATCCACTCGCGCGTGGGTCCGCCGGGTGCTCGAGCACACCGGCGGAAACGAGGAAGCGATCCGCCGCCACCTGGCCTTCCAGGAACTGATGGCCGAGCTGTGCACCGACTTCATCGGCCTCTCCACCGACGAGATGGACGCCGGGATCGAGCGCGCGCTGGAGGGCATCGCGGCATTCGCCGGCGCCGAGCGCGCGATCCTGTCGAGCCTGCAGCCGGAGACCGGCCAATGGCTGGTGACGCACGAATGGGTTGCGCCAGGCCTGCCATCGATCCGCTCGCGCATCACGCACAGCCGCAACTCCTCCTGGTCCAAGGCGCGCTTCGAGCATGGCGAGTCGCTGTGGCTGCCCGACGTGTCGGCCGCGCCGCCCGAGGCCCGCCGTGAAGCGGAAATCTGGCGCGGCTACGGAGTCCGTTCGCTGGCCGCGTTTCCGGTGCGCGACAGCGATGGCGTTCTGATCGGCTGGGCCGGCTTTGCCACCCACGGCTTCCAGGCGAGCTGGGGCGAGGACCTCATACCGCTGTTCCAGCTCGCCGCCGACATGCTGCGCAATGCATTCGAGCGGCGCCGCCATCAGCGCGATCTGGAACGCAGCGAGGCGCGCCTGAACCGTCTGCTCGAGGCCGGCGTGCTCGGCCTGCTCGTGGCCGATCGCACCGGGCGCGTGCACGAGGCCAACGATGTGGCTCTGGCGGTGTCGGGCTACGACCAAGAGGATCTGGAGCGCGGCAGGATGCGCTGGGACGTGATGACGCCGGCCGAGTACCAGCCGCTGACCGCGGCGGCCGTCGAGCAGCTCGAGCGCACCGGGCACTGCGATCCTTGGGAGCAGGACATGTATCGGCGCGACGGCTCGCGCATCTCGGTGCTGCTCGGCCTGGCGCTCGCTCACGGTCAGCACGACCGGTTCCTCGTCTTCGCGGTCGACGTGACCGAGCGCAAGCGGGCCGAGGCCGAGCTCGCCGAACGCAACCGGCTGTCGCGACTGATCACGCTGCTGTCCACACGCTTCATCGCGATTCCGGCCGCCCGCATCGACAAGGCGATCGATGAGGCGCTGCGCGAAGTCGGCGAGGTGCTGGGCGTGGATCGCTGCGGGGTGTGGATGGAGGCCGAGGACAGGCCCGACTCCACGCGCCTGGTGCATCGCTGGCACAAGAACGACGACTCCAACGTGGCCGAGTCGCGCGAGCTGGTGCGGCCTTCGTTCCCGCGCTGGATGAAGGCATTCGAGCTCGCGGAACCCGTCGTCGTTCGCAACGGCGGAGCCGACCTGCCCGAGGACTCGGCCGAAAGACAATACCTGCAGATGCGCGGCGTGCTCAGCGGTGTGGCCGTCCCGCTCCTGCAAGGCGGCAGAGTGCTGGGCTTCGCTTCCTTCGTCGACAGCTCGCGGGGCCGCGAGTGGCCCGACTCGGTCGTCGGCCTGCTGCGCATGGTCGGCGAGATCCTCGCAGCGGCGATCGAGCGGCGGCGGACCGAGGAGCGGCGCCGCAACGCGCACGAGGAGCTCGAGCAGCGCGTCGTGCAGCGCACGGCGCAGCTGGAGGCCGCCAATCGCGAGCTCGAGGCCTTCAGCCATGCCGTCTCGCACGACCTGCGCGCGCCACTGCGGGGCATCGACGGCTTCAGCCGCATCCTGGTCGAGGATCATGCGGCAGGCCTGTCCGCCGAAGCCCGCGCAGTGCTCGAGCGCGTGCGTGCGACCTGCCAGCGCATGGGCGAGCTGATCGACGCACTGCTGACGCTGTCGCGCATCGCGCGCTCGGAGCCGCGCCGCGAGAGCGTCGACCTCAGCGCCATCGCCCGCTCGCTGGCCGATGCGCTGGCGGCCTCGGAGCCGCAGCGCCGCGTCGAGTTCGTCATCGAGCCCGACCTGCGCGTGGAAGGCGAGCCGCGCCTGCTGGAGGTGCTGCTCGACAACCTGCTGCGCAACAGCTGGAAATTCACGGGCACGCACGACAGCGCGCGCATCGAGCTGGCATCGGTGCAGGTGGGCGACGAGCGGGTGTTCTACGTCCGCGACGACGGCGTCGGCTTCGACCCCTCGCAGGCCAGCCGCCTGTTCACGCCGTTCCAGCGCCTGCATTCACCGCGCGAATTCGAGGGGCACGGCGTCGGGCTGGCCACCGTCAAGCGCATCGTCGGCATCCACGGCGGACGCGTGTGGGCCGAAGGCGCGGCCGATCAGGGCGCGACGATCTACTTCACGCTCGGGCACAAGACCTGA